The following are encoded together in the Lactuca sativa cultivar Salinas chromosome 1, Lsat_Salinas_v11, whole genome shotgun sequence genome:
- the LOC111909311 gene encoding 7-deoxyloganetin glucosyltransferase → MGSIVKPHAVCIPFPAQGHINPMLKLAKILHSKGFHITFVNTEFNHQRFLRSQGSATLSHHNSFKFETIPDGLPPPENLDATQDIPSLCKSTSETSLEPFKKLLFKLNDTTTTPPVSCIVSDCSMSFTLDAADELGIPDVLFWTTSACGFLAYVHYSTLREKGFIPLKDSADLTNGYLDTVVDCIPSMKGIRLKDMPTFLRTTDPDDIMVNYVIRETTRAKRASAIILNTFEDLEHDVLKELSSIYPRVYSIGPLHTLENNLKNKDLELLGSSLWKEEAECLEWLDSKESNSVVYVNFGSIAVMTPQQLVEFSWGLANSNQTFLWVIRPDLVSGDSPMLPPEFLAATSGRGLLASWCPQEKVLNHPSIGGFLTHSGWNSTLESISSGVPMICWPFFAEQQTNCWYSCNQWGIGMEIDSAVDRRQVEKLVNILMDEEKGKDMKKMAEVWKEKAESMSSWLNIDNLIKEVLLRC, encoded by the exons ATGGGATCCATTGTTAAACCTCATGCAGTGTGCATACCCTTTCCAGCACAAGGCCACATCAATCCCATGCTAAAATTAGCCAAGATCCTCCATTCCAAAGGCTTCCATATCACCTTCGTCAACACCGAATTCAACCACCAACGCTTCCTCAGGTCACAGGGCTCAGCCACCCTCAgccaccacaattccttcaaatttGAGACCATTCCTGATGGCCTTCCGCCACCGGAAAACCTAGATGCCACCCAAGACATTCCCTCTTTATGCAAGTCCACCTCTGAAACGTCTCTTGAACCTTTCAAGAAGCTTCTCTTTAAACTCAATGATACCACCACAACACCTCCAGTGAGTTGTATAGTTTCTGATTGTTCAATGAGCTTCACACTTGATGCAGCTGATGAATTGGGAATACCAGATGTTTTGTTTTGGACAACTAGTGCTTGTGGTTTTTTGGCCTATGTACACTATAGCACTCTCAGAGAAAAAGGATTCATTCCACTAAAAG ATTCTGCCGACTTAACAAATGGGTACTTGGATACAGTCGTTGATTGCATACCTAGCATGAAAGGCATACGATTGAAAGACATGCCAACTTTCCTTAGAACTACAGATCCAGACGATATCATGGTCAACTATGTTATTCGAGAAACCACAAGAGCCAAACGAGCTTCGGCAATCATACTCAACACTTTCGAGGACCTAGAGCACGACGTGTTAAAGGAACTCTCTTCGATCTATCCTCGTGTGTACTCAATCGGGCCTTTACATACCCTCGAAAACAATTTAAAGAACAAGGATTTGGAGTTATTGGGTTCAAGTCTCTGGAAAGAAGAGGCCGAATGTCTGGAATGGCTGGACTCCAAAGAATCTAATTCGGTTGTTTACGTGAATTTTGGAAGCATAGCCGTGATGACACCCCAGCAACTAGTTGAGTTTTCATGGGGACTTGCCAACAGTAATCAGACTTTTTTGTGGGTTATCCGACCAGACCTTGTCTCCGGAGACTCCCCCATGCTGCCACCGGAGTTCCTAGCTGCGACGAGTGGCAGGGGGTTGTTGGCAAGTTGGTGTCCTCAGGAAAAAGTTCTAAATCACCCATCAATTGGAGGATTTCTGACACATAGTGGATGGAACTCCACCTTGGAGAGTATATCGAGTGGAGTTCCGATGATTTGTTGGCCGTTCTTTGCTGAACAACAGACAAATTGTTGGTATAGCTGTAATCAATGGGGCATTGGGATGGAGATAGATAGTGCTGTCGACAGAAGACAGGTTGAAAAGCTTGTGAATATTTTAATGGATGAAGAAAAAGGTAAAGATATGAAGAAAATGGCTGAAGTTTGGAAGGAAAAGGCTGAATCCATGTCATCTTGGTTGAACATAGACAACTTGATCAAGGAAGTGCTACTTCGATGTTAG